Proteins encoded together in one Psilocybe cubensis strain MGC-MH-2018 chromosome 8, whole genome shotgun sequence window:
- a CDS encoding Ubiquitin-conjugating enzyme E2 2, with the protein MSTNCKKRLIRDFKRLSSDPPGGISGSPLPDNIMLWNAVIFGPGDTPFEDGTFKLLLTFDESYPNKPPTVKFLSRMFHPNVYANGELCLDILQNRWSPTYDVAAILTSIQSLLHDPNPNSPANAEAAQLYRENMKEYVRRVKVTVEESWLDPEEGGLGEGEGEGGEVEMDEVDREGGEPMEGQHAGGAASQRV; encoded by the exons ATGTCGACGAACTGCAAGAAACGGCTGATCCGGGACTTTAAGCGCCTCTCGTCCGACCCGCCAGGCGGGATCTCGGGCAGTCCGCTCCCCGACAATATTATGCTCTGGAACGCTGTCATCTTCGGCCCAG GCGACACCCCCTTCGAAGACGGCACATTCAAGCTCCTCCTCACATTCGACGAGTCCTACCCAAACAAACCCCCCACCGTCAAATTCCTCTCGCGGATGTTCCACCCCAACGTCTACGCGAACGGCGAGCTCTGCCTCGACATCCTGCAGAACCGGTGGTCGCCGACGTACGACGTCGCGGCGATACTGACGAGTATACAGAGCTTGCTGCATGATCCGAACCCGAATAGCCCGGCGAATGCGGAGGCGGCACAGTTGTATAGGGAGAATATGAAGGAGTATGTGAGGAGGGTCAAGGTGACGGTTGAGGAGAGTTGGTTGGATCCGGAGGAGGGGGGTTTGGGCGAGGgtgagggggagggaggggaggtggagatggaCGAGGTTGATAGGGAGGGAGGAGAGCCGATGGAGGGACAGCACGCGGGCGGAGCTGCGTCTCAGCGTGTTTGA
- a CDS encoding Ubiquitin-conjugating enzyme E2 2: MSTNCKKRLIRDFKRLSSDPPGGISGSPLPDNIMLWNAVIFGPGDTPFEDGTFKLLLTFDESYPNKPPTVKFLSRMFHPNVYANSELCLDILQNRWSPTYDVAAILTSIQSLLHDPNPNSPANAEAAQLYRENMKEYVRRVKVTVEESWLDPEEGGLGENEGEQAGEGGEPMEGQHAGGAASQRV; encoded by the exons ATGTCGACGAACTGCAAGAAACGGCTCATCCGGGACTTCAAGCGCCTCTCGTCCGACCCGCCAGGCGGGATCTCGGGCAGTCCGCTCCCCGACAATATTATGCTCTGGAACGCTGTCATCTTCGGGCCAG GCGACACCCCCTTCGAAGACGGCACATTCAAGCTCCTCCTCACATTCGACGAGTCCTACCCCAACAAACCGCCCACCGTCAAATTCCTCTCGCGGATGTTCCACCCCAACGTCTACGCGAACAGCGAGCTCTGCCTCGACATCCTGCAAAACCGGTGGTCGCCCACATACGACGTCGCGGCGATATTGACGAGTATACAGAGCTTGCTGCATGATCCGAACCCGAATAGCCCGGCGAATGCGGAGGCGGCGCAGTTGTATAGGGAAAATATGAAGGAGTATGTGAGGAGGGTCAAGGTGACGGTTGAGGAGAGTTGGTTGGAtccggaggagggggggttgggggagaatgagggagagcaggcgggggagggaggggagccgATGGAGGGACAGCACGCGGGCGGAGCTGCGTCTCAGCGTGTTTGA